TTGGGGTATTCGCCGCTGGAGTCCGGTCTCGCGGTCACCCCGTTCGCCGTCGGCGCCGCCGTGTCGGCCGCGGTGGCGGGCCGCCTCGTCGCCCGGTGGGGTCGCCGCCTCACCGTCAGCGGCCTGTCCCTCGTCGCCTGCGGGCTGGGGGTGGTCGCGTTGCTGGCGTGGCTCGCGCCCGGACGAAACCTCGGGTTGGTCGTCGCGCTGCCCCTGCTCGCCGCCGGGATCGGGGGCGGGATGGTCATCTCGCCCAATACCACGCTCACCCTGGAGTGCGTGCCGACGCGGATGGCCGGGGTCGCCGGGGGAGCGTTGCAGACCGGGCAGCGGATCGGCACGGCGATCGGCACTGCGGTGCTCGCCTCGGTCTTCCGCGCGATCGTGCCGGCCACACACGGCGATTTCCCGGCCGCGCTTGCGGTGTCGATGCTGTGCGCCGTCGGGTTCGTCGTCGTGGCGCTGGGCCTCGGGATCGCGGAACTGCGGGCCAGGCGAGTACGCGGCTCGGACGATCAACTACCGAACGCTACTTCTGCTGCTCCATATGAGTGAGACTTTCCCGAAGGTGCTGGCTCTACGGAGAGCCACCGGGTAAACCTGATACAGCCTTCATGTTCCGGGTGGCAGCTACGCACAGTGGCGATGCGGGGCGGGTTCCGGGGATGGGAACCGTGCTCCGGGCTCTCCAGAGTGGACACTCAGGGTCACGCCCGGCCGTGCCGTCGGCGTCCGCGGGGGATCGTGCGGCGGCAGGAAGGCACCCGTGTGGGTGGGCCCGGATGAGGGGGAGCCGGGCCCACCCCTTTTTCTGTGCTGCAATGAGCGGACATTCGGCCGTCGGGGAGGGAAGGACATGTCCGTGGCACCGGCGAACCGGCGGTACCGGGTCTGGTACCGGCCGATGGCTGCACGCGACCGCGACGAGGAACACCGCGTCGCGACCCCGCTGGAGTTGTTGTTCGACCTGTGCTTCGTCGTCGCGGTCGGCCAGGCCGCGGGCGAGCTGCACCACGCCCTGTCGGAGAACCACGTCGGCCACGGGGTGCTCAGCTTCCTGCTGGTGTTCTTCGCGATCTGGTGGGGCTGGGTCAACTTCACCTGGTTCGCGTCCGCGTTCGACACCGACGACGGCCCCTACCGGCTGCTCACGTTCGTCCAGATCGGCGGCGCCCTGGTGGTCGCCGCGGGGGTGGGCCGGGCGTTCGCCGACGACTTCACCGTCATCGTGATCGGCTACGTGCTGATGCGCCTGGCGATGGTCGCGCAGTGGTTGCGCGCCGCCGCGAGCGAGCCGGAGTGCCGGCCCACCGCGTTGCGGTTCGCCGCCGGCATCACGGTCGTTCAGGCGGGCTGGGTGGCGCGCATCGCCGTGCCGGAGTCGTGGTTCCTGCCCAGCTTCCTGGTGCTCGCCGCGGCCGAGATGCTGGTGCCGGTGTGGGCCGAGCGGCCGGCACCGACCCGCTGGCACCGGCACCACATCGCCGAACGGTATGGCCTGTTCACGCTGATCGTGCTCGGCGAGACGGTGTTCGGCGCCACCAACGCGGTCCGGGAGGCCATCGGCACCGGCCACGACGTGCTCGGCCTGGTGCTGCTCGCGCTCGCCGGGCTGGTGCTGGTGTTCGCCATGTGGTGGCTGTACTTCGACCAGCCCGGCCACCAGCGGCTGGCCCAGTTCCGGCAGGGCTTCGCCTGGGGCTACGGCCACTACCTGATCTTCACCTCGGCCGCCGCCGTCGGTGTGGGCATCGAGGTGGCGCTGGACCGCGCGACCGGCGCCGGGCACGCACCGGGCCTGGTCGCCGCGCTGGCCACGACGCTGCCGGTGGCCGTGTTCCTGGTCAGTGTGTGGCTGCTGCACGTGGGGCCGCGCAACGAGTGCCGGCCCATCGCGATCGCCTTCCCGCTCGCCGCGGTGCTCGTGCTGGCGGCGTCGGTCACACCGGTGCCGGTGTACCTGGCCGCCCTGATCGCGGCGGCGCTGGTGGCCACCACCGTGATCGCCGCGCACGGCGAACCGGTCAGCGACTGACCAGCGCGGGCAGCACCTCGCCCAGCGGTTCTCGCAGCACGACGGCCGCCACGTCGTCGTAGGGCGTCTCGGACGCGTTGACGATGATCACCGGCGCTCCGGCGGCCGCCGCGACGTCCACCAGACCCGCGGCCGGATGCACGGTGAGCGAGCTGCCCAGCGCCAGCATCAGGTCGCAGCCCGCCGCGGCTTCCTGCGCGCGGTCCACCACCACCGGGTCGAGCGCCTGACCGAAGGAGATGGTCGCGGATTTGAGGATGCCGCCGCAGATTTCGCAGTCCGGATCGGACTCCCCGGCCCGCACCCGGTCCAAGGTGTCGTGCATGTCGCGGCGGTCGTCGCAGGACAGGCAGATCGAGTCGGCCATGGTGCCGTGCAGCTCGACGACCCGGTCCGGGGAATTCCCGGCCATCTGGTGGAGCCCGTCGATGTTCTGCGTGAGGACGGCCGAGAGCCGGCCCTGCCGTTCCAGCTCCACCAGCGCGAGGTGCGCGGCGCCCGGACGCGCCCACCACGCCGGGTGGTCCAGCCGGGCCTGCCAGGACTGCTCGCGCACTTCGCGGCTGGCGACGTACTCGTCGATGTGCGACAGCTTTTCCGCGGCCGGGTTCGTCGTCCACACACCCCGCGGGCCGCGGAAGTCCGGGATGCCCGAGTCGGTGGAGACGCCGGCGCCGGTGAGCGCGACGATCCGCGCGGCGCCGTCCACGAGCCGCCGTGCGTGATCGAGTTCCGGGACGGTCATGGCTCCCATGGTGCCGTCCCGGAACCGCGATCACCACACGGTCACTTGATCGCGCTGCCCTGCTGCCACTGATCCCAGGACAGCGCCCAGTCGCCGTAGAGGTCCCACACCGGCAGCGGCTTACCGCCGGAGTTGGTCACCTCCACGACGTCGCCCAGGCCCATGTTGCGGAAGAACCACTGGGCGTTCTCGTCGTTGAGGTTGATGCACCCGTGCGAGACGTTGGAGTTGCCCTGCGCCCCCACGCTGTGCGGGTTCTCGTGCACGAACTCGCCGTCGTTGGAGATGCGCTCGGACCACTTCTCGTCGGAGCTGTACCAGTTCGGATCGCCCTTGCAGACGCCGTAGGTGCACGAGTCCATGTGGTAGGTCTCGGCCTTGAACGAGATGACGTGCGGGCCGAGGTGGGTGGGCGTCGCGTCCTTGCCCATCGAAATGGGCATCGTCTTCACCACCTGGCCGTTGTGCAGGATCTGCATCTGCTCGGTGTTGCCGTCGGCCTTGGCGATCCAGGAATCGTGCACGTGGTAGGTCTCGGTGCGGTCCTCCGCGCCGTAGACGCCGTTGCCGAAATCGACGCCGTAGATCTTCGCCGACACGGTCAGCGTGGTGCCCGGCTGCCAGTACTCCTTCGGCCGGTAATGCACGTTCTTGTCATCGATCCAGTACCAGGAGCCCTGCTGCGGCGGATTCGACACCACCGACAGCTGCTTTTCCACGTCGGCCTTGTTCTTCACCGGGTAGCTGAACTGGAAGACGATCGGCTGGCCGACGCCCACCCCGGTCTGGGCGACCGCGCCGGGCGCGGGGATCAGGTTCGGATTGGCCTGTTTGGCCGGTGCCACCGTGGCGATCTGGCCCTGCTGGTCGACCGTCTTGCCGGCGCTGTCGGCGGCGTGGACGTCGACGGTGTAGGTGCTTGCGTAGCCCAGCGGTTCGGACGAGGTCCAGGTGGACTTGTCGGCGGAGAGCTGTCCCTTGACCGTGGTGTGCTTGGCGGTGTTCTGGACCGTCACCTCGGTGAGCGT
The sequence above is a segment of the Amycolatopsis viridis genome. Coding sequences within it:
- a CDS encoding SIR2 family NAD-dependent protein deacylase — its product is MTVPELDHARRLVDGAARIVALTGAGVSTDSGIPDFRGPRGVWTTNPAAEKLSHIDEYVASREVREQSWQARLDHPAWWARPGAAHLALVELERQGRLSAVLTQNIDGLHQMAGNSPDRVVELHGTMADSICLSCDDRRDMHDTLDRVRAGESDPDCEICGGILKSATISFGQALDPVVVDRAQEAAAGCDLMLALGSSLTVHPAAGLVDVAAAAGAPVIIVNASETPYDDVAAVVLREPLGEVLPALVSR
- a CDS encoding L,D-transpeptidase, whose translation is MTVKKTLLSPRRAPIAAGLLAVALFLSACTSGNSGDTNNGGTAGPASSGQAAVTVSIEPANGKNISPATPIVVKASNGTLTEVTVQNTAKHTTVKGQLSADKSTWTSSEPLGYASTYTVDVHAADSAGKTVDQQGQIATVAPAKQANPNLIPAPGAVAQTGVGVGQPIVFQFSYPVKNKADVEKQLSVVSNPPQQGSWYWIDDKNVHYRPKEYWQPGTTLTVSAKIYGVDFGNGVYGAEDRTETYHVHDSWIAKADGNTEQMQILHNGQVVKTMPISMGKDATPTHLGPHVISFKAETYHMDSCTYGVCKGDPNWYSSDEKWSERISNDGEFVHENPHSVGAQGNSNVSHGCINLNDENAQWFFRNMGLGDVVEVTNSGGKPLPVWDLYGDWALSWDQWQQGSAIK
- a CDS encoding low temperature requirement protein A, with the translated sequence MSVAPANRRYRVWYRPMAARDRDEEHRVATPLELLFDLCFVVAVGQAAGELHHALSENHVGHGVLSFLLVFFAIWWGWVNFTWFASAFDTDDGPYRLLTFVQIGGALVVAAGVGRAFADDFTVIVIGYVLMRLAMVAQWLRAAASEPECRPTALRFAAGITVVQAGWVARIAVPESWFLPSFLVLAAAEMLVPVWAERPAPTRWHRHHIAERYGLFTLIVLGETVFGATNAVREAIGTGHDVLGLVLLALAGLVLVFAMWWLYFDQPGHQRLAQFRQGFAWGYGHYLIFTSAAAVGVGIEVALDRATGAGHAPGLVAALATTLPVAVFLVSVWLLHVGPRNECRPIAIAFPLAAVLVLAASVTPVPVYLAALIAAALVATTVIAAHGEPVSD